In a single window of the Petrotoga olearia DSM 13574 genome:
- the purQ gene encoding phosphoribosylformylglycinamidine synthase subunit PurQ, translated as MKNANSLTAGIIVFPGSNCDRDTFFALTINGFDVKYIWHDFNQLLDFDLVFIPGGFSYGDYLRVGALARFSPVMSSVEKYILNKRGLVLGVCNGFQILTEAGVLPGVLTVNTSHRFICKDVEVEIINYDTPFINNVQKKILTLPIAHKEGRYIVNDNKLDPTNIVLKYKENPNGSFDDVAGIVNEEYNVFGLMPHPERACHGVLGSEDGNYIFQSIRRYLTSAESINN; from the coding sequence GTGAAGAATGCAAATTCATTAACAGCTGGAATTATTGTTTTTCCTGGTTCAAATTGCGATAGGGATACATTTTTTGCATTGACAATTAACGGGTTTGATGTGAAATATATTTGGCATGATTTTAATCAATTACTAGATTTCGATTTGGTTTTTATTCCAGGAGGATTTTCCTATGGGGATTATTTAAGAGTTGGGGCATTGGCAAGGTTTTCTCCTGTGATGAGTTCTGTGGAGAAGTATATATTGAATAAAAGAGGATTAGTTTTAGGTGTTTGTAATGGCTTTCAGATACTTACAGAAGCTGGTGTATTACCCGGAGTATTAACTGTTAACACCTCTCATAGGTTCATATGTAAAGATGTTGAAGTTGAGATCATAAATTATGATACACCTTTTATTAATAATGTTCAAAAAAAGATTTTAACTTTACCTATAGCTCACAAGGAAGGTCGTTATATAGTAAATGATAACAAGCTTGATCCTACAAATATTGTATTAAAGTACAAAGAGAATCCCAATGGTTCATTTGACGATGTAGCTGGCATAGTGAATGAAGAATACAATGTGTTTGGTTTAATGCCTCACCCGGAAAGAGCTTGTCATGGTGTATTAGGTAGCGAGGACGGCAATTACATTTTTCAATCTATCAGGAGGTATTTGACTAGTGCAGAATCAATTAACAATTAA
- the purS gene encoding phosphoribosylformylglycinamidine synthase subunit PurS translates to MIKEKQKTFGFEVKVKLREGILDPQGATTFKVLRRLNYNVESVRFGKSIELEIKEDSYETAKDKAKEIAYKILTNPVLEDFEIIDLNRK, encoded by the coding sequence ATGATTAAAGAAAAACAGAAAACCTTCGGATTTGAAGTAAAAGTAAAGTTAAGAGAAGGGATTTTAGATCCACAAGGAGCTACTACTTTCAAGGTTTTAAGAAGGTTAAATTACAACGTTGAAAGTGTAAGATTTGGAAAAAGTATAGAATTAGAAATAAAAGAAGATAGCTACGAAACAGCCAAAGATAAAGCTAAAGAAATAGCGTATAAAATTTTAACCAATCCAGTTTTAGAGGATTTTGAAATCATCGATTTGAATAGGAAGTGA
- the purC gene encoding phosphoribosylaminoimidazolesuccinocarboxamide synthase produces MEDKKNFELLYEGKAKKVYKLDEEKLLINFKDDVTAFNGLKKDQILNKGRINKEISKFFFEMLNKKGISTHYINDYDENSFVAEWTDLIPLEVIIRNYTAGSFCERYGVKKGLMFDYPLVEFSLKNDELGDPMITKDAIILLKITTEDVLNNIISISKKVNDILRDYLKSKRIILVDFKLEFGISKKDNKLTLIDEISPDTCRFWDANTMESLDKDVYREEKGDLINTYEVLLGRLDI; encoded by the coding sequence ATGGAAGATAAGAAAAATTTTGAGCTTTTATACGAGGGAAAAGCTAAAAAGGTATATAAGTTAGATGAAGAGAAATTGTTGATAAATTTCAAAGACGATGTTACGGCGTTCAACGGATTAAAAAAAGACCAGATCCTTAATAAAGGTAGAATTAACAAAGAGATTTCTAAATTCTTTTTTGAAATGCTTAATAAGAAAGGTATAAGTACCCATTACATAAACGATTATGATGAAAACTCTTTCGTCGCAGAATGGACAGATTTAATTCCTCTCGAGGTTATAATTAGAAATTATACTGCCGGCAGCTTTTGTGAGAGATATGGTGTAAAAAAAGGATTAATGTTTGATTATCCGTTGGTTGAGTTTTCATTGAAAAATGACGAATTAGGTGATCCTATGATCACCAAAGATGCTATCATTCTTCTCAAGATCACTACAGAAGACGTATTGAATAACATCATTTCTATTTCTAAAAAAGTCAACGATATTTTGAGAGACTATTTAAAATCTAAAAGAATTATTTTGGTGGATTTCAAATTAGAGTTTGGAATAAGCAAAAAGGATAACAAACTTACGTTGATAGATGAGATTTCTCCCGATACATGTCGTTTTTGGGATGCAAATACTATGGAATCTCTTGATAAAGATGTGTATAGGGAAGAAAAAGGAGATCTCATAAACACCTACGAAGTATTGCTGGGGAGGTTAGATATATGA
- a CDS encoding 5-(carboxyamino)imidazole ribonucleotide mutase: MSKKVLLISGSQSDEIFVKTAIDLFEEWKMSYDYKVFSAHRNLKELTKFIEELPSNEYGVIIAVAGLSAALPGVIASLTNLPVIGVPRDVGPLNGVDALLSMVQMPSGVPVATMGIGSSGMKNAAYFAKRLIEGERDGR; the protein is encoded by the coding sequence TTGAGTAAAAAGGTCCTTTTGATATCTGGAAGTCAATCGGATGAGATTTTTGTAAAAACGGCCATTGATCTCTTTGAAGAATGGAAAATGAGTTACGATTATAAAGTGTTTAGCGCACACAGGAATTTGAAAGAGCTAACCAAATTTATAGAAGAACTTCCAAGTAACGAATATGGCGTCATAATAGCTGTTGCTGGTCTTTCTGCTGCCTTACCTGGTGTAATAGCTTCTTTAACTAACCTCCCTGTTATTGGTGTCCCTAGAGATGTAGGTCCTTTGAATGGAGTAGATGCCTTACTTTCTATGGTACAGATGCCAAGTGGAGTACCTGTTGCGACCATGGGAATTGGAAGTAGTGGGATGAAAAATGCAGCATACTTTGCAAAAAGGTTGATAGAAGGTGAAAGAGATGGAAGATAA
- a CDS encoding arsenate reductase ArsC has translation MNKIRVLFLCSRNSARSQMAQAFLKKYGEDKFEAYSAGMEASEIHPMTIKVMEEKGVSMVGQYSKSLDIYLNDRFGFLITVCSKAEKECPFFPGVSIRLHWPFDDPASVQGSEEEQLEAFRKIRDQIEKKIIDFVENTDKYSNIKDNFRV, from the coding sequence ATGAATAAAATCAGAGTTTTGTTCTTATGTTCGAGAAATTCTGCTAGAAGTCAGATGGCTCAGGCGTTTTTGAAGAAATACGGAGAAGATAAGTTCGAGGCTTACAGTGCAGGTATGGAAGCCAGCGAAATTCATCCTATGACCATAAAAGTCATGGAAGAAAAAGGAGTATCTATGGTCGGACAATACTCAAAAAGTTTGGATATATACTTGAACGATAGGTTTGGTTTTTTAATAACGGTATGTTCCAAAGCAGAAAAAGAATGTCCTTTTTTCCCTGGCGTTAGTATAAGGCTGCATTGGCCCTTTGATGATCCAGCCAGTGTACAAGGTTCTGAAGAGGAACAATTAGAAGCTTTTAGAAAGATAAGAGATCAAATAGAAAAAAAGATAATTGATTTCGTTGAAAATACTGATAAATACTCCAATATAAAAGATAATTTTCGAGTGTAA
- the fliJ gene encoding flagellar export protein FliJ, translating to MKFEFRLERLKDLKKSLEDTARIELGIKNKQRQLVEDEINKMNNKIDTFSTEFIKEVKDTISITKLLSMIEYNNYLNDQLSQLRLELQEQLQEEETARQNYLKAKSEKDILQKLKDKRLNEFKVQEKRADIRELDEIARLNHHPREENYE from the coding sequence GTGAAGTTTGAATTTCGTCTTGAACGATTGAAAGATCTAAAAAAAAGTTTAGAAGATACCGCAAGAATAGAATTAGGAATAAAAAATAAACAAAGACAGTTAGTTGAAGACGAAATTAATAAGATGAACAATAAGATCGATACCTTTTCAACAGAATTCATAAAAGAGGTAAAAGATACTATCTCAATTACTAAACTATTAAGTATGATAGAGTATAATAATTATTTAAATGATCAATTGTCACAACTACGTTTAGAGTTACAAGAACAACTACAAGAAGAAGAAACTGCCCGGCAAAATTATTTAAAAGCTAAAAGTGAAAAGGATATTCTTCAAAAACTTAAAGATAAAAGACTTAACGAATTTAAAGTTCAAGAAAAGAGAGCAGATATAAGAGAATTAGACGAAATTGCAAGATTAAACCATCATCCTAGGGAGGAAAATTATGAATAA
- a CDS encoding sigma-54 interaction domain-containing protein translates to MKEVELMRYVLDQLQDGVMVIDEREKIFYINDSACKILEVDKEKIIRQNVVENVPNTRLHIVLRTGEPEYDKLQSLGDKVILTSRIPIKNDNNETIAVAAVFRDITTLQKLAEEITNLREMEALLSSIIDSTSDAISVADQEGRVTMVNRAYTRITGLTPREVIGKPATIDLAEGESLHIQCAREKKPIYNVRKRLATNKKEVVASVTPLFVKNEFKGSVAVIHDISEIQRLINELEATKRMLKKESATHTFDDLVVKSEIMKDVIAQASKVASVDVDLLLIGEFGVGKEVLAQAIHNASPRKDGPYLKLNFSLIPKERQEEYLFGGNSYLAQANEGTLFLENIDLMDLEMQRKLLTFLKDNVFDTDYYDFIPDVRFIFSTTEDLKILSSLGKFSKELLYKISVVSIEVPPLRERKEDIPELAQQLLHNLNRKYGRIVYGFTEDALNKLMNYSWPGNIRELENVIDRAMLAMDNSDSLVTSTHIPDLEEKVEEVTGTLKEMTEDFEKKIILEVLEASHGNKTEVARKLGLTVRNLYYKLDRYGIK, encoded by the coding sequence ATGAAAGAAGTAGAACTGATGCGGTATGTTCTTGATCAGTTACAAGATGGAGTAATGGTTATAGATGAAAGAGAAAAGATTTTTTACATAAACGACTCCGCCTGTAAGATTTTAGAGGTTGATAAAGAAAAAATAATAAGGCAAAATGTAGTTGAAAATGTTCCAAACACAAGATTGCATATTGTTTTAAGAACCGGGGAACCAGAATACGACAAATTACAAAGTTTAGGAGATAAAGTTATTTTAACTTCCCGCATCCCTATAAAAAATGATAATAATGAAACTATCGCCGTTGCAGCTGTCTTCAGAGATATCACCACATTACAAAAATTAGCCGAAGAGATTACTAATCTAAGAGAAATGGAGGCGCTCTTAAGTTCCATAATTGATTCTACTTCCGATGCGATTTCCGTAGCTGATCAAGAAGGTCGTGTTACCATGGTCAACAGAGCTTATACAAGAATCACAGGGCTAACACCAAGGGAGGTCATTGGTAAACCTGCCACTATAGATTTAGCAGAAGGTGAAAGTTTACATATTCAATGTGCAAGAGAGAAAAAACCTATATACAATGTAAGAAAAAGATTGGCTACGAACAAAAAAGAAGTAGTAGCAAGCGTCACCCCACTTTTTGTTAAAAATGAGTTTAAAGGAAGTGTCGCCGTTATTCATGATATTTCCGAGATTCAAAGATTGATAAACGAACTTGAGGCAACGAAAAGGATGCTAAAAAAAGAGAGTGCCACACACACCTTCGACGATTTAGTAGTAAAATCTGAAATTATGAAAGATGTAATAGCTCAAGCAAGTAAAGTAGCATCTGTAGACGTGGACCTTTTATTAATAGGAGAATTTGGGGTAGGGAAAGAGGTTCTAGCACAAGCTATTCACAATGCAAGTCCGAGAAAAGATGGACCATATTTAAAATTAAATTTTTCTTTGATTCCAAAAGAAAGACAGGAAGAGTACCTTTTTGGGGGAAATAGCTATTTGGCTCAAGCTAATGAAGGGACACTTTTTTTGGAAAATATTGATTTAATGGATTTAGAAATGCAGAGAAAACTTTTAACTTTTCTTAAAGACAATGTTTTCGATACGGATTATTACGATTTTATTCCTGATGTGAGGTTCATTTTTTCAACAACCGAAGATTTAAAGATTCTTTCAAGTTTGGGTAAATTTTCTAAAGAACTTTTGTACAAAATTTCAGTAGTAAGTATTGAAGTTCCTCCATTAAGAGAAAGAAAGGAAGACATACCTGAACTAGCTCAGCAACTACTACATAATTTAAATAGAAAGTATGGTAGAATAGTTTATGGATTTACTGAAGATGCATTGAATAAATTGATGAATTATTCGTGGCCAGGGAACATAAGAGAGTTGGAAAACGTAATAGACCGAGCTATGTTGGCGATGGACAACAGTGATTCCTTAGTTACTTCAACACATATTCCCGATTTGGAAGAAAAGGTTGAAGAAGTCACAGGAACGCTTAAAGAAATGACTGAAGACTTTGAGAAAAAGATAATTCTAGAAGTACTAGAAGCCAGCCATGGTAATAAAACAGAGGTTGCTCGTAAATTAGGTTTAACTGTTAGAAATCTTTATTATAAGCTGGATAGATACGGAATTAAATGA
- a CDS encoding radical SAM protein: MTDNCGGYNYKMDILPSYMKLYESGELHKRRDYLMKRLEKCDLCPRQCKVNRLTNIGTCRVGNEIKISEYVLYPGEEPVLQGENGAGGIFFSNCTMRCVYCQNFNFSQLGFGKNISTIDLGEIFLKLQNEMKAANLDLVTATPYLPFIFDALIYAIERGFRLPIVWNTSSYENIKTLKLMEDVVDIYLADIRYTSNIVSKRYSGVNDYWSNMQLAVKEMYRQIGETFIVDEKSNILKRGIIIRILVLPNLINQAKEALKFLKYDVSEKVHVSLMDQYVPVYKAKNYEKLSRYLYKSEYQEVVDYLYELGFENGWIQAHNLKEDDEVFSTSQ, encoded by the coding sequence ATGACAGATAATTGTGGAGGTTATAATTATAAGATGGACATTTTACCTTCTTACATGAAGTTATACGAGTCAGGTGAACTTCATAAGAGACGTGATTATTTGATGAAACGATTAGAAAAATGTGATCTTTGCCCTCGCCAGTGTAAAGTAAATAGATTAACAAATATTGGAACTTGTAGGGTCGGGAACGAAATAAAAATTTCCGAGTATGTTCTTTATCCTGGAGAAGAGCCTGTCTTGCAAGGAGAAAATGGTGCAGGTGGTATTTTCTTTAGCAATTGTACGATGAGGTGTGTTTATTGTCAGAATTTTAATTTTAGTCAACTGGGTTTCGGAAAGAACATTTCAACAATCGATTTAGGAGAAATTTTCTTAAAATTACAGAATGAAATGAAGGCTGCTAACTTAGATTTGGTAACAGCCACTCCATACTTACCTTTTATTTTTGATGCTTTGATATATGCAATAGAACGTGGATTTAGATTACCTATAGTGTGGAATACTTCCTCTTATGAAAATATTAAAACTTTAAAGCTGATGGAGGATGTCGTTGATATATATTTGGCTGATATAAGGTATACTAGTAATATAGTTAGTAAAAGGTATTCAGGAGTAAATGATTACTGGAGTAATATGCAGTTAGCTGTTAAAGAGATGTATCGTCAGATTGGTGAAACTTTTATAGTAGATGAAAAGTCTAACATTTTGAAAAGAGGAATAATAATTCGTATTTTAGTTTTACCCAATCTAATAAACCAAGCGAAAGAAGCCTTAAAATTCTTAAAGTATGATGTTTCCGAAAAGGTACATGTCAGTTTAATGGACCAGTACGTTCCAGTTTATAAGGCAAAAAATTATGAAAAATTATCAAGATATTTATACAAATCAGAATATCAGGAAGTAGTAGACTATTTGTATGAATTAGGATTTGAAAATGGTTGGATTCAGGCTCACAATTTAAAAGAAGACGATGAAGTTTTTTCAACGTCACAATAA
- a CDS encoding radical SAM protein has translation MALIKEIEFVILKNTSSISLTGNYCFLNCKHCGGHYLNNMARIKDIEDLVKNGFTSFLISGGLLPDGKVPIAIFEDILYNLKTRYNLKYNVHTGYVDEKDIQILKKLANTVSFDLVGDQQTVKEVYEELDFEKIWDSFELLVKNDFDVKPHITIGLNKGEFSHEIKAIEKLKKFRDRIEEIIFLVFIPTVGSEFYSYQPPKVSEVVSFLSKVRKDFPHKKLTLGCMHPKGKYREELQTNLLGIVNKIVQPIGKVIEKAERENYRISYSYECCAFPSYEMGDRMGSGTKGG, from the coding sequence ATGGCGTTGATTAAAGAGATTGAATTCGTTATTTTAAAGAATACTTCTTCGATATCATTAACAGGAAATTATTGTTTTCTGAACTGTAAACATTGTGGTGGCCACTATCTAAATAATATGGCCAGAATAAAAGATATAGAAGATTTAGTAAAAAATGGATTCACTTCTTTTTTAATTAGTGGTGGATTACTACCTGATGGAAAGGTTCCAATAGCAATTTTTGAAGATATACTATATAATCTAAAAACTAGATATAATTTGAAATATAATGTACATACTGGCTACGTGGATGAAAAAGACATCCAGATTTTAAAAAAGCTTGCAAATACCGTATCTTTTGATTTGGTTGGAGATCAGCAAACGGTAAAAGAGGTTTATGAGGAATTGGATTTTGAGAAGATTTGGGATTCATTTGAGTTGCTCGTAAAGAATGATTTTGACGTTAAACCACATATTACTATAGGTTTGAATAAAGGTGAATTCTCTCATGAAATAAAAGCGATTGAAAAATTAAAAAAATTTCGAGATCGAATAGAGGAAATAATATTTCTCGTTTTTATACCCACCGTTGGGTCTGAATTCTATTCTTATCAACCTCCAAAAGTGTCTGAAGTTGTTTCTTTTCTTTCAAAGGTAAGAAAAGATTTTCCACATAAAAAGTTAACTTTAGGCTGCATGCATCCTAAAGGGAAATATAGAGAAGAGCTACAAACCAACCTTTTAGGTATTGTAAATAAAATTGTTCAACCTATTGGCAAAGTTATCGAAAAAGCTGAAAGAGAAAATTACCGGATTAGTTATAGTTACGAATGTTGTGCGTTTCCTTCCTATGAGATGGGTGATAGGATGGGAAGTGGGACTAAGGGGGGCTAA
- the rnc gene encoding ribonuclease III produces the protein MKYEDNLKLTLQEEETLKSAKKRLLLPACVNEKLLFEALCHKSYVFDSENIQRRLDSNERLEFLGDAVLELVISEFLYNNYYLSEGEMSKARAIIGSEVILAEVALKLGLDNFIFLSKGEDKQSGRRKKSILSDTMEAVFACIYISCGYEKVKKYIIKNMKEYIENAVEGNIFLDYKTKLQELTQEKAKKLPEYELLSASGPSHMKKYKVAVKLDDEILGIGEGFSKKIAEQLAAKIACEKFLNSIGENNGVD, from the coding sequence ATGAAGTATGAGGATAATTTAAAATTGACTTTGCAAGAGGAAGAAACGCTAAAAAGTGCAAAAAAGAGGCTTCTTCTACCAGCATGTGTCAATGAAAAGCTGTTGTTTGAAGCATTGTGTCATAAATCGTATGTTTTCGATAGCGAAAATATTCAAAGAAGACTGGATTCTAATGAAAGGTTAGAATTTCTCGGAGATGCCGTTTTGGAGTTAGTTATCTCCGAGTTTCTTTACAACAACTATTATCTTTCCGAAGGAGAAATGTCAAAGGCGAGGGCTATTATAGGGAGCGAAGTCATTTTGGCTGAAGTCGCTTTAAAACTAGGGTTAGATAATTTTATTTTTTTAAGTAAGGGTGAAGACAAACAAAGTGGACGAAGGAAAAAGTCAATTTTATCCGATACTATGGAAGCAGTGTTTGCTTGTATTTATATAAGTTGTGGATATGAAAAGGTAAAGAAGTATATAATAAAAAACATGAAGGAATACATTGAAAATGCTGTTGAAGGCAATATTTTTCTCGATTATAAAACAAAGTTACAAGAGCTAACGCAAGAAAAAGCAAAAAAATTGCCTGAATATGAGTTATTAAGTGCTTCTGGGCCATCACATATGAAAAAATACAAGGTTGCTGTTAAACTTGATGATGAGATACTTGGAATAGGTGAAGGTTTTTCAAAGAAAATTGCCGAACAATTAGCGGCAAAAATTGCTTGTGAGAAGTTTTTGAATTCTATTGGTGAAAACAATGGCGTTGATTAA
- a CDS encoding transketolase, which yields MKKSLKELKSLSLIARGDILKMTTVANSGHPAGSMSSIDMFLSVLNRANIFPEDPFNPDRDRIVVSHGHTSPGFYTALGRMGFIDIEEVISGFRYAGSIFEGHVTRGIPGVEWSTGNLGQGLSAGVGMALAAKKRKKDYRVYVFSSDGESSKGQIAEARRTAIKEGLNNLIVLLDYNDIQISGRARDILSVNIVGEYKAAGWNLIEIDGHDFEQINKALEVAENEPLRPTVIVCKTNIGRGVSFMENTPTYHGKALTKEQLSKALEELGLENDVEKYIERRKNMALTRDKLNYPNIELKVETGQPIVYEKGTKVANRNAFGNAIADLAKLNKDNFPVVAIDCDLKPSVNLGKFEKVNPEGYIQIGIEEHNAATIGGALSVSGVLTFFADFGVFGLDEVFNQQRLNDINHTNLKTVVTHCGMDVGEDGKTHHEVNYIGIVRSLYYTKLIVPCDANQTDKAIRYAAKVPGNFVIAMGRSNLPILLDEKGDVYYGNDYNFEYGKLDIFRKGKDLTVFTYGSFAHLAVEAADKLKEENIQITVIGVPTPLDFDLIQVKEFVDNTIVLTLEDHNVENGLSNELSKAMIRNSLKPSYFEPMGLRDYTPSGTINDLLKIYGYDVESLVNKMKGLIENK from the coding sequence TTGAAAAAAAGTTTAAAAGAACTAAAAAGTTTGTCGTTAATCGCCAGAGGAGATATTCTGAAGATGACCACTGTGGCTAATTCTGGTCATCCTGCAGGGTCTATGTCTTCAATTGACATGTTTTTATCTGTTTTAAATAGGGCAAATATTTTCCCAGAGGATCCTTTCAACCCAGATAGAGATAGAATTGTGGTTAGTCACGGGCATACTTCCCCTGGTTTTTATACAGCTTTAGGGAGAATGGGCTTTATAGATATCGAAGAAGTTATTTCGGGATTCAGATATGCTGGAAGTATATTTGAAGGACATGTTACCCGCGGAATACCGGGTGTTGAGTGGTCAACAGGCAATTTAGGTCAAGGTTTATCTGCTGGGGTAGGGATGGCTTTAGCTGCTAAAAAGAGGAAAAAAGATTATAGAGTTTACGTTTTTAGTAGTGATGGAGAAAGTTCGAAAGGGCAGATTGCTGAAGCAAGGAGAACTGCTATAAAAGAAGGCCTAAATAACCTAATTGTTCTACTGGATTACAACGACATTCAAATATCCGGTAGAGCCAGAGATATATTATCAGTAAATATAGTTGGCGAATACAAAGCAGCTGGTTGGAACCTAATAGAAATTGATGGTCATGATTTTGAGCAGATCAATAAGGCGTTGGAAGTGGCCGAAAATGAACCATTAAGACCAACAGTGATTGTATGCAAGACGAATATAGGTAGAGGAGTTTCTTTTATGGAAAACACTCCGACCTATCACGGTAAAGCGCTCACCAAGGAACAATTAAGTAAGGCTTTAGAAGAATTAGGTTTAGAGAACGATGTGGAAAAGTACATTGAAAGAAGAAAAAATATGGCTTTAACTAGGGATAAATTGAACTATCCAAATATAGAATTGAAGGTTGAAACGGGGCAACCTATAGTTTATGAAAAGGGGACAAAGGTTGCGAATCGTAACGCCTTTGGGAACGCTATTGCTGATCTTGCAAAACTGAATAAGGATAACTTTCCAGTAGTCGCTATTGATTGTGATTTGAAACCCTCCGTTAATTTGGGAAAATTTGAAAAAGTCAATCCTGAAGGCTACATTCAAATTGGCATTGAGGAACATAACGCTGCTACGATTGGTGGAGCATTGTCTGTTAGTGGAGTATTAACTTTTTTCGCTGATTTTGGAGTATTTGGTTTAGATGAGGTATTTAATCAGCAAAGATTAAACGATATTAATCACACTAATTTAAAGACCGTTGTCACCCATTGTGGTATGGATGTTGGAGAAGATGGTAAGACCCATCATGAAGTCAATTATATTGGGATAGTCAGAAGCTTATACTATACTAAATTAATTGTACCTTGTGATGCAAATCAAACTGATAAAGCGATTAGGTACGCTGCAAAAGTTCCCGGTAACTTTGTGATTGCTATGGGAAGATCAAACCTTCCAATTTTGTTAGATGAAAAAGGCGACGTTTATTACGGTAACGATTATAACTTTGAGTATGGGAAGTTGGATATTTTTAGAAAAGGTAAAGATCTAACAGTATTCACATACGGAAGCTTTGCTCATTTAGCGGTTGAAGCAGCTGATAAGTTGAAAGAAGAAAATATTCAAATTACAGTAATTGGCGTACCGACTCCTTTGGATTTTGACCTTATCCAGGTTAAAGAATTTGTTGACAATACTATTGTGTTAACTTTAGAAGACCACAACGTAGAAAATGGTTTGTCAAATGAATTATCAAAAGCTATGATCAGAAATTCTTTGAAACCCTCTTATTTTGAACCTATGGGATTAAGAGACTATACACCGTCTGGAACAATCAATGATTTGCTAAAGATTTATGGATATGACGTAGAATCGTTGGTAAATAAGATGAAAGGATTAATTGAAAACAAATGA
- a CDS encoding DUF2905 domain-containing protein, with product MRTVAIVFITIGILFVIIGLMFAFNIKLGRLPGDIIIKRENFVLYIPITTMLIVSGIITLLSIIIRRFF from the coding sequence ATGAGAACGGTTGCAATTGTATTCATAACAATCGGTATTTTGTTTGTAATCATTGGGTTGATGTTTGCGTTTAATATAAAACTCGGAAGACTTCCTGGAGATATAATAATAAAAAGAGAAAACTTTGTTTTATATATTCCCATTACAACAATGCTTATTGTCAGTGGAATAATCACATTGCTATCAATTATCATTCGAAGATTTTTCTAA
- a CDS encoding PSP1 domain-containing protein, with protein MIDLKAEVYGVELERLGSINYFNYLGMEKINIFDYVLVQTENGIEVGRVVLGPVTMRFEEIGYEPNSIVRKVGDEDKKQIEENVEKVKEVAQYAKQMVRELGLKMRILDADFTFDRSKLVIYFGSDVRIDFRELVKILAKRYKTRIELKQVGARDEVKKIGSIGLCGQEACCSRFLRDFSSIKMELAKTQQMMINTAKISGRCGKLLCCLKYENDFYKEVLKNVPNENTTIEYEGKPARVVTVNVFLKEVSLQVIEENQPIIIKVPFSYFNNGNS; from the coding sequence TTGATAGATCTAAAAGCTGAAGTTTATGGGGTAGAATTAGAAAGATTAGGTTCCATCAACTACTTTAATTATTTAGGGATGGAAAAAATCAATATATTTGACTATGTTTTGGTTCAAACAGAAAACGGAATAGAAGTTGGTAGGGTTGTGTTAGGACCTGTTACTATGAGGTTTGAAGAAATTGGTTATGAACCAAACTCAATAGTTAGAAAAGTTGGAGATGAAGACAAAAAACAAATAGAAGAAAATGTTGAAAAGGTTAAAGAAGTAGCACAATACGCAAAACAAATGGTTAGAGAATTAGGTTTAAAAATGAGAATTCTTGATGCCGATTTTACTTTTGATAGATCAAAATTAGTAATTTACTTTGGTTCCGATGTCAGAATAGATTTCAGAGAATTGGTAAAGATATTAGCAAAAAGGTACAAAACAAGAATTGAACTTAAACAGGTAGGAGCTAGAGATGAAGTAAAGAAGATTGGATCAATTGGTTTATGTGGGCAAGAAGCTTGTTGTAGTAGATTTTTGAGAGATTTTTCTTCTATAAAAATGGAACTTGCAAAGACGCAACAGATGATGATTAACACCGCTAAAATCTCAGGCAGATGCGGGAAACTTCTTTGTTGCTTAAAATATGAGAATGATTTTTATAAAGAGGTCCTTAAAAATGTGCCAAATGAGAATACTACAATAGAATACGAAGGAAAGCCAGCCAGAGTCGTAACGGTCAACGTGTTCTTAAAAGAAGTTTCATTGCAAGTAATAGAAGAAAATCAACCTATCATAATTAAAGTTCCTTTTTCCTATTTCAACAACGGTAATTCTTAA